One stretch of Argiope bruennichi chromosome 3, qqArgBrue1.1, whole genome shotgun sequence DNA includes these proteins:
- the LOC129964275 gene encoding hornerin-like — MSLPERYSCKLLVLLYLSACIIAVAKAGTNETSTTTTTAKPEASLPEAESSLVETSVNLEGQETRTKSASHGYSESGKSYLPQESIYHSYPHEEQVYEYGKRIAGPYKGNIDSIYHAQQEQAHYPQSEYIDSHRHYEQQQLDDYGHSSGKGIGYQQVKIHDDSYGKEHLDDYGHSSGKGTPYQQVKVQADSYGKDDYGHSDGKGIAYSQVKIQGDSYGKKFDDYGHSIDKGTPYPHGKSQDDSYGKEHVDDYGHSSGKGISYQHAKIQDDSYGKEHLDDYGHSSGKGTPYQQEHLDDYGHSSGKGSQYQQEHLDDYGHSSGKGTPYQQEHLDDYGHSSGKGTPYQQEHLDAYGHSSGKGTPYQQVKIQADSYGKEDYGKHGKSYSNHKSVDDTKAPYLKYSYEVPKKQYVSGDHYDVKDYGGSVGYGSEDNGYHGKSHDEGAYGKGGSKGYSNHESKSNDYSSGGHDYSSGGKVSHFPVIPKESGYVAGGHNEPEYLHQSPKGSVYQHEAGYHSESGSSVGIPHSEIKQEKVAVFIKQIGHSKDGHEYGKKHGERHGYLLLPVVPGKADDKIKIETTGGYGGLDYKSIAQDYVQKPISENDGKYSYSSYFKTGAAAYGTSSGKSAYDGNSKSAYGGHPKSTIIPHGGHAKSEVFSYGGDSKSHYDEKENYNHGGHSYEPQYEKESSYGHAPVAQYHKEPLIYEGGKSSSAHVSDYGINGNAKYINAQEYGHQKSYGKGGETSYEAAIPHKGASYGKEGPSIDVHSYSSGHPSSKGSYDGITVVKSSSAGYGKRHNSGPVKGKGYSQGHGYENQKSYGAEVVSPYVASSGEKYSQQGKGFPAVSYGSFTPIINPYGSVVDFSRSASKKSVSSKSHGSGYKSAGLQDGYGHSKQSSSYRRPKSFAVILQRAHGGHSDSYGSPSYSANIKGGSKSLSHGYSEQGFKPIIPKHGGISEYYNLHSYGSSPRYSAIPHPKSSSRKN; from the exons ATGTCATTACCGGAGAGATATTCTTGCAAG CTCCTGGTGCTTCTGTACCTGAGTGCATGCATCATAGCGGTTGCTAAGGCAGGAACGAATGAAACATCAACGACCACAACGACCGCCAAACCTGAAGCTTCCTTGCCAGAAGCAGAATCTTCTCTTGTTGAGACTTCAGTCAATTTGGAAGGACAAGAGACTAGAACAAAATCTGCAAGCCATGGGTACTCAGAGAGCGGCAAAAGCTATCTACCTCAGGAAAGCATCTATCATAGCTATCCTCATGAAG AGCAAGTATATGAATATGGTAAAAGAATAGCTGGCCCATATAAAGGAAATATCGATAGTATATATCACGCTCAACAAGAGCAGGCCCATTATCCACAATCTGAGTACATAGATTCTCATCGCCATTACGAGCAACAACAACTTGATGATTATGGCCATTCATCTGGCAAAGGAATTGGATATCAACAGGTGAAAATTCATGATGACTCGTATGGAAAAGAACACCTCGATGATTATGGCCATTCAAGTGGAAAAGGAACTCCATACCAGCAAGTAAAAGTCCAAGCTGACTCCTACGGAAAGGATGACTATGGTCATTCAGATGGCAAAGGAATTGCCTACTCACAGGTAAAAATTCAAGGAGATTCTTACGGAAAAAAATTTGATGACTATGGCCATTCAATTGACAAAGGAACTCCGTATCCACATGGAAAGAGTCAAGATGATTCTTATGGAAAAGAACATGTGGACGACTATGGTCATTCCAGTGGAAAGGGAATTTCATACCAACATGCAAAGATCCAAGATGATTCTTATGGAAAAGAGCATTTAGATGACTATGGACATTCAAGCGGAAAAGGAACTCCATACCAACAAGAACATTTGGATGACTATGGCCATTCAAGTGGAAAAGGCTCTCAATATCAACAAGAACATTTAGATGACTATGGCCATTCAAGCGGAAAAGGAACTCCATACCAACAAGAACATTTAGATGACTATGGACATTCAAGCGGAAAAGGAACTCCATACCAACAAGAACATTTAGATGCCTATGGCCATTCAAGCGGAAAAGGAACTCCGTACCAACAGGTAAAGATCCAAGCTGATTCATATGGAAAGGAAGATTATGGTAAGCACGGAAAATCATACAGCAACCACAAGTCCGTCGATGATACCAAAGCgccttatttaaaatattcttatgaagtACCAAAGAAACAATACGTATCTGGTGATCACTATGACGTTAAAGATTATGGCGGATCAGTAGGCTATGGTTCTGAAGATAATGGTTATCATGGAAAGAGTCACGATGAAGGTGCTTATGGTAAAGGAGGATCCAAAGGATAcag CAATCATGAATCAAAATCTAATGACTACAGTTCTGGAGGACATGATTACTCATCAGGTGGAAAGGTCAGTCACTTCCCTGTGATTCCAAAAGAATCCGGTTACGTTGCAGGGGGCCATAATGAACCAGAATATCTGCACCAATCTCCTAAAGGGTCTGTATATCAGCATGAAGCAGGATACCATTCCGAATCGGGATCATCCGTTGGAATTCCCCATTCTGAAATCAAGCAAGAAAAGGTGGCCGTTTTCATAAAGCAAATCGGTCATTCGAAAGATGGCCATGAATACGGAAAGAAGCATGGAGAAAGACATGGTTATCTTTTGCTCCCTGTAGTACCTGGAAAAGCTGATGACAAAATCAAAATCGAAACAACAGGTGGTTATGGCGGACTTGATTACAAGAGTATTGCTCAAGATTATGTACAAAA accaatttctgaaaatgatggaaaatatagTTACTCATCTTATTTCAAAACCGGTGCAGCCGCCTATGGCACTAGTTCCGGTAAATCTGCCTATGATGGAAACTCTAAATCAGCATACGGAGGACATCCCAAATCTACTATAATTCCTCACGGAGGTCATGCAAAATCAGAAGTTTTCTCTTATGGAGGGGATTCAAAATCACATTACGATGAAAAAGAAAACTACAACCATGGTGGACACAGCTATGAACCTCAGTATGAAAAA GAGAGTTCCTACGGACATGCCCCCGTTGCTCAATATCATAAAGAACCTCTGATCTACGAAGGCGGAAAGTCTTCTTCAGCTCATGTCAGTGATTATGGAATCAATGGTAACGCTAAATACATCAACGCTCAAGAATACGGTCATCAGAAATCTTATGGTAAAGGCGGCGAAACTTCCTATGAAGCTGCAATTCCACACAAA ggtGCGTCATACGGCAAGGAAGGGCCATCAATTGATGTACACAGTTATTCTTCAGGGCATCCATCCTCTAAGGGATCCTATGATGGTATCACAGTTGTTAAATCATCTTCAGCAGGTTATGGAAAGCGACACAACAGTGGGCCAGTGAAAGGAAAAGGATACAGCCAGGGGCATGGCTACGAAAACCAGAAGAGTTACGGAGCTGAAGTTGTTTCTCCTTATGTTGCATCTTCGGGAGAAAAGTATTCTCag caagGCAAAGGATTTCCAGCCGTAAGTTATGGATCCTTTACTCCAATAATCAACCCATACGGTAGTGTGGTTGACTTTTCTCGAAGTGCGAGCAAAAAGAGTGTCTCCAGTAAGAGTCATGGCAGTGGGTACAAAAGTGCTGGACTACAAGACGGCTATGGACATTCCAAGCAAAGTTCATCTTACAGAAGACCTAAATCTTTTGCTGTCATTTTACAGAGGGCTCATGGTGGACACAGTGACAGTTACGGATCTCCTTCATATTCTGCAAACATCAAGGGTGGCAGCAAAAGTTTGTCCCACGGCTACAGTGAACAAGGATTTAAACCTATTATACCAAAGCATGGTGGCATTTCCGAATATTATAACCTTCATTCCTATGGCAGTTCCCCAAGATACTCGGCCATACCTCATCCCAAAAGTTCCAGTAGGAAAAACTAA